The stretch of DNA TCCCAAGATGATAGCTAGCCCTCCAAAACCCTACAGCAGTAGCACTGTTCTTATCTGCTGACTAGTTAAACCAAAGAACCACTGTGTCAGCAGTAGTATTTGGCATATATACCCTTCTATCTCAATTATTGTCAGTAGAATGTCCAACCATTCAATTTGAATTGTACTAACTATACACATTTCTTTAGTATCCTATAGCTCAATTGGAGTGCTAGAGTTCTTAATTTTTATCTGGGATGTGGCACCAAAATTGTACTGGTGCTAATAGGAGTAAGTTATTTAATTACTTTAGCGGTTAACTTGGTCAATCATCTGCTGCAGTCAACTCTACCAGGAAATTAATCAACCATTGGGATCAGTGATTTCGCCGTGTCTCTGTTTGTGTGCATGAGTGACTAAGGTCAACATTTGTGTAGGACATCACATACTCCGGTGAATGGAACCAAAAGTAAACGCGTTGATGAGCGGCTGGGCAGTTCATACATGTCCTTGATCAGGGGGACAGTCTTTGTGCTTGGCATGAAAAACTAGGATTATCAGCAGCAGCCTATGAGTTTATACTAGTGTGCGTACAAGCCTAGCTATGAATGTATACAAGTGATTTTAGGGTCTCTAGAGAGGGGGAAACTTGATGGCAACTCAAAGTTGTGTGCTATAGTAACTTCATTGGACTTTCGGTATGCACGAGTACCAAACTTTGGCGTAAATTATTTCCAACAGAAATCAAATCCAAACAGTTTTCAAATTTGCGCTGAAAAGAGAGCGTAAAACTGACAGTTTCAGACAGTTGAGATACAACAGAGCAACAGTGCAGAAAATGTAACTTGTATTCATTTTTCGAACTCTTCCTTGAACTTTTGGGATGCACTATCAAACTTCTAAAGTATTTCCAACACAAATAAACATGCAAAGGGCAGCTTTAAACAGTAGAGTTTTGGTTCATCCTATAAGAGCCTGCAGCTGCAGGATTTGCACATTTGACTATATCATTTATACTGAACTTTGTTTCATGCATCTTGCGGTAACCTAATCGCCTAATTTGTTCTGCATGACTGGGTTCACTAGGCCATCAGAAGGATTACATACACTTCCACATACATATCTTTTTCAGTGATGTCACTATCAAGACTTGCGAAAAAATAAAATCCGATAAGGGCTGATCGATCTTGCAACATATAAGTTGCTTATATAGAAGTTGTAATCATCATTCATCAACTGAGCCACTCATGCAGGGCTTGCGCCTCCTTTAATATATAGATATATAATATGTAGTACAATAGTAACTTGTAGGATCAGAATTAACACTGATAAAAAGTTCAGTACAGGTTAATCAATTCCCTCTCCTGCGTTCTTCTAGCTCGATCTGGTGCCGCCGACACGATTCCATCAGCTAGCAGCACTCTGATCGGTCGATGAGGTTGATGGAAGCATGTGAAATGCATGGTTTGATCTTGATCATGATATTCTTCTTCTACAGGGAGTAGTTGGAGCTTCGCATCATGGCCTGGGCCAGGTACTGGAGGTCcccggcaccgccgccgccgccctccacctTGCCGCCGCAATGCTGCTGCAGCATGGACACGTCCCCACCCATGAGCTCGGGCAGAAGCGGTCCGCCGGTGGCGAAGCTGCCGCTATTGACCTCCTGCTGCCGGAGCAGGGAggcgatgctgctgctgctgctgtccggCCACTGGTGGCTGACCGGCGAGGCGGTGCTCTGGACGCCGCACGCGATCTGCGCCCTGGCCTGCATCAGCTGCGCCTGCAGGATCGCCACCTGCAATAAGCAAGAAATCAAATCATCAGCTTGCGTCCATGACGGGAAGTGGCCAGCTGATTGATTGATCGACCGAAGGAGTGATCGGCAAGGAAGAAGATGGGAGAAGAAGAATGAGACGAGCGCCGGACGGACCTGCTGCTGGAGCGCGAAGATCTGTGCGACGCAGCCGTAGACGGGGTCGCGGAGGCGGGACTGGGCCTCGTAGGTGATGGTGACGACGGCCTCGCAGCGGTCGGCCAGGGGCAGGTGCGCGAGCAGCTTGGCGGCGTTGCTGGCGCCGAAGACCTTGTGGATGGCGGCGAAGCGCGCCGCGCCCTGCTCGGAGCTGAAGTAGGGCGCGAAGACGCACTCGGCCACGCAGCGCCGCCGCAGGAACTTGCACGCCCCGCACGGCGACCCCGCCACTCCCGcaacaccaccagcaccaccaccagccgcAGCCATCGATTGTTCCTACTTCCCTAGCGCCGACGGAGTTTCTCGATCGAGGACGACGTGCCTTGCTAGCTAGCTACTTCGTTCGCCGGCCGGTACCGGTGCAGGTTGAGGTTGGACTGGTATTTATAGAGGGGAGCTGGGGAGCGTGCGGGGAATGGGACggtggcgaaggaggaagaagattAGGAGAAGGTGGTGGAGAGATAAGTAGGGCAGCGTTTGTCCGGTTTGAGGGGAGCAAACGTGTAAATGCTGCGTTGAATACAAGTAGCCCGGCCGGCTTCTTTTACCCTAATTTATACTAATTTACAACCAATTAACCACTAAAAGAATGGAAATGTGCATGGCGCTGCTCAACTGGACGGGCATGTGGGTCGACGATGGAGTGCAAGCGCAGATGCGCAATGCGTGCGTGCATGGGAAATGAAAATGCTTCTCATCCTATCTTTGTTTGTTTGTCACGCACATTCCGGTACAGGTCGCAGAGAGAGGGTTGCAGGAGAGGCTGAAACGTAGTCTAGATgcatccgtatctagataaatccaagacaagtaattcggaacagaggAAATACGTACAAAGGGATCAATCAATCAGCCACTGGCCGTGGCCGGTCAACATCGCATCTGAAAAATGAATTGAGAAACCAGGTGAGGGTGTGCGCACGTACGTACGTGCACTGGCTGGGCATAGACAGATGGATAAAGAAAGCATTTCCCGCCGAATGGCCGCGCTTTAGTTTGCACGGTCGACGACTGCCACCTGAATCCATGCCCCGTGGATTTATCCCGACGTGCATACAAATACTGCTACGTGGTACAATAGTGACACcgctcctcccactgtccacaacaTATTTTTTTCTTCCAATCAGTGTATATCACTTGCAGTAAGAAATAGTAGCAGCGAGACTGATATTAACTGTACAGACCGTGCCAAGGTGGAGATGCTTCTTTTTTAACTGTGCCAAAGTGCTTTTATTTACTaatgtagtactcccttcgttcctactccctccgttccaaattacttgtcttagatttgtctagatacggatgtgtctagactcattttagtgctagatacctccgtatctagacaaatctaagacaagtaattcggaacgggagTAAACCAACATTTACTAATGTAGTATAAATGAAATATCGAGGGCGAGACAGTGAAAAATAGCACCGCCTATGCAGGCCATGCCATTTGTAAAAGCATTGGAGTCGACGACCCCTATGCTTATCTGCTACGGTTTCAGTCTCAAGATTTCCAGGTCGAACGGCCGTCTCGTTTTCTGCCCTCTATCTGGTCGCCTCTCGTCTCCTCCTCTTGGTCAGCTTCCCTGAGACCAAGACGCTGACGGTTTCAGAATAACAAGCATTTATCCATCACCACCACACACCAGCAGCAACCAGAAGGCAAACCCCAGTCGCATTCACACGTGCACACCAGcgttgcacgcacgcacgcacgcacgggcACCCAAGAAATCTGTGGACAGTGCTGCGATTCAGATGATATCACAAGAATGGGCGCACACACACGAATGCGACTACGAAAACTATAACCCACACGCCCGCCGTTCGCATCATCTTCGTCACGCACATCATTGTGGAAAATCAGCGCTCGACAGTTTTTCATGAACCGGAGGACACCATCATTCAGGCCACATGTACCAGGGGAGCGGCGGAATCGTCGTCGTTTTCCGTCATCCCGATCGGTGTAACGCCCGCGGTCATCAGACCTGCAGGGGTGGCCGGGTGTGCCGACTTGCTTTAGCCGAGCCACTGCGTGGCGCGGCGGTCGCCCGTGCCGCCGACGGCGCGCCGGATGCTGATCTTCTCGTGGGAGTACTTCTCCTGGAGCCGCTCGAAGGCGTTCACGTCCAGCTTCCCGCTCGCCGACTTGCCGTGCTTGCGCCGGATCTGCTGCTCCTTGATCGAGTTCCACAGCTTCTCCACCGCCTCCCGCTGCCGGGCCGTGAACCGCCCCACGCTGTCATACGCGTGCCGCCCCAGGATGTCGATGGTCGTCTGCGTCCTGATAAGACCAAGCGACAGTGAACTGAATTTTAGAAGAGCAGACAAAATGTGTGGCATGCATATATACATGACGGCGCGCGCACGTCTGTCAGAGGACTCACCAGGGTATCCTGTAGCGCCGAGCAGCCATCTCGAGACACTTCAGGAGGGCTTCGCGCCGTGACCCCAGAAGTCTCCTGGACTCCTCCTCGCCCGCCTGTCTGTTCAGGGCCTCAGCCGCCTTGTCAGACTTCTTTGGCTTGTGCTCGAGGAGATCATCTAGACCGAAAGGATCAGATGATTCTTCTCCCGAGTTGGACGCTGCAGCGTTTGTGTTGCTATCAGCTGCCTTATTCTCAGTGGTGCCAGATTGGCTTTCAGCAAGTGCTGCAAGTGCTGCTGCTTCATCGTTATCATCGTCCAGTGTTGCCACCGGAAGGGCTGAGATGGCATCTTTGATCTTCCCTACAGCCTTTGAGAACTGCAGAATAAAGCACATAATTACATTACTATAAATCAAGCAAGCCAGTATTGAACAATGCATTCTGGTAATGATCATTTCTCAAGGGACATGAAGGTAGACAGCTACAGCAGCCGTAGCATACAGGTAGGTACAAATTTTGATACTCCCTCTcttatccatattacttgtcgctgctTTAGTACAATTTTATACAGTTGTGCTAAAGCAGCGACAAGTGATCCGAGGGAGTACTTGAGTTGAGAAAATAAGCAACATCAGCGTTTCACCACAGTACACTTACCACAAAACTGTCGTCAGTACAGAGATCATTAGCTACCACCGCATGAAGCATCCATACATCAAACTGATTTTTCTGCTGTTGGTTAAAACGCTGCACATCAACCAGAAAGTTGTAAGTACATGAGGCAATGGGTTAACAGAACTGCACACAAAGGAAGAAAACTATGACTTTGCCAGCTATTTGTTCTAACAACAGTACAAACTTCACCTCTGTTACACCCTCAGCAGCACTAAACAGTGCCTGGTAATCTGCACGTACAGAAGGTTCATTACAGGCTCCCGGTGAAGACATTGCAGCCTCTAATAGACCAAAGAAGTGCCCGATTGTCTCTGGCTTGACACTTCCAGCCTCAATAAGCTGTAGAGCTAGCTTTGATGCCTTGCTGAATTTTGAAGGATttcctatgtgtgaagttatcttcTGCATAGCTTCAATGATTTGCATCTCTGATGCATCAACAGTAGTTTTGAAGCGAAGGCGCTTCTCAGGAACTGCAAGCAACATATTGGTCTTAGAACATGACTGTGTGGCAAGTAAACGAACTATGCTGCTATTGCTACAAGAGttcaaatagcaaataatgtaagaGAAAGGCTACTTGTAAATATCAGGAAAACATGAGAACTGCTGGATGAACCAGAACCTTCAGACAGA from Triticum dicoccoides isolate Atlit2015 ecotype Zavitan chromosome 6A, WEW_v2.0, whole genome shotgun sequence encodes:
- the LOC119314707 gene encoding LOB domain-containing protein 16-like, translated to MAAAGGGAGGVAGVAGSPCGACKFLRRRCVAECVFAPYFSSEQGAARFAAIHKVFGASNAAKLLAHLPLADRCEAVVTITYEAQSRLRDPVYGCVAQIFALQQQVAILQAQLMQARAQIACGVQSTASPVSHQWPDSSSSSIASLLRQQEVNSGSFATGGPLLPELMGGDVSMLQQHCGGKVEGGGGGAGDLQYLAQAMMRSSNYSL
- the LOC119318568 gene encoding chromatin-remodeling ATPase INO80-like, with amino-acid sequence MASDDLFEGLPPPAAPAGEDRAASPAPPPPPPEAPAPRRSALKSALKRDKPSPSSAATSSSSPAAAAAAASVAAPDVAAEGRVPEKRLRFKTTVDASEMQIIEAMQKITSHIGNPSKFSKASKLALQLIEAGSVKPETIGHFFGLLEAAMSSPGACNEPSVRADYQALFSAAEGVTERFNQQQKNQFDVWMLHAVVANDLCTDDSFVFSKAVGKIKDAISALPVATLDDDNDEAAALAALAESQSGTTENKAADSNTNAAASNSGEESSDPFGLDDLLEHKPKKSDKAAEALNRQAGEEESRRLLGSRREALLKCLEMAARRYRIPWTQTTIDILGRHAYDSVGRFTARQREAVEKLWNSIKEQQIRRKHGKSASGKLDVNAFERLQEKYSHEKISIRRAVGGTGDRRATQWLG